Proteins found in one Cobetia sp. L2A1 genomic segment:
- the hemE gene encoding uroporphyrinogen decarboxylase, with amino-acid sequence MTLKNDRFLRALARQPVDRTPVWMMRQAGRYLPEYRELRGQAGGFMDLCMDTARACEVTLQPLERFPLDAAILFSDILTIPDAMGLGLYFETGEGPKFRKTVRTAAEIEALSLPNVERDLDYVMRAVSTIRRELNGRVPLIGFSGSPWTLATYMVEGGASKDFRHVKGLMYSNPEAMHQLLDMLAQAVTDYLNAQIAAGAQAVQIFDTWGGTLSTPAYLEFSLRYMEQIVAGLKPDSEGNRVPVILFTKNGGQWLEHIAASGCDAVGLDWTTEMSSARARVGHRVALQGNLDPNALFGSPAAIRAEVGRILDSYGQGPGHIFNLGHGISQFTDPGNVNALMDALHELSPAYHQDDIANATPLARS; translated from the coding sequence GGACGCTACCTGCCGGAGTACCGTGAACTCCGTGGTCAGGCCGGTGGTTTCATGGACCTGTGCATGGACACCGCGCGTGCCTGCGAGGTAACGCTGCAACCGTTGGAGCGCTTCCCGCTCGATGCCGCCATCCTGTTCTCCGACATCCTGACGATTCCGGATGCGATGGGCTTGGGTCTTTACTTCGAGACTGGCGAAGGGCCGAAATTCCGCAAGACGGTGCGTACCGCAGCGGAAATCGAGGCACTGAGCTTGCCCAATGTCGAGCGTGACCTCGATTACGTCATGCGCGCAGTGTCCACGATTCGTCGTGAGTTGAATGGTCGCGTGCCGTTGATCGGTTTTTCCGGTAGTCCGTGGACGCTGGCGACCTATATGGTAGAGGGCGGTGCCAGCAAGGATTTCCGCCATGTGAAGGGGCTGATGTATTCCAACCCGGAAGCCATGCATCAGCTGCTCGATATGCTTGCACAGGCCGTCACTGACTATCTGAATGCTCAGATCGCCGCCGGTGCTCAAGCCGTGCAGATCTTTGATACCTGGGGTGGCACGTTGTCCACGCCGGCCTATCTCGAGTTCTCACTGCGTTATATGGAGCAGATCGTTGCTGGTCTCAAGCCGGACAGCGAAGGCAACCGTGTACCGGTGATTCTGTTCACCAAGAATGGTGGTCAGTGGCTCGAGCATATCGCGGCCAGTGGCTGTGATGCTGTCGGTCTCGATTGGACTACCGAAATGTCCAGCGCCCGCGCGCGCGTCGGCCATCGTGTGGCACTGCAGGGCAATCTTGATCCCAACGCACTGTTCGGTTCACCGGCGGCTATCCGCGCCGAAGTCGGCCGTATTCTCGACAGTTACGGTCAGGGCCCGGGCCACATCTTCAACCTGGGCCACGGCATCAGTCAGTTTACCGATCCCGGTAACGTCAATGCCTTGATGGACGCACTGCACGAGCTGAGCCCCGCGTATCATCAGGACGACATTGCCAATGCCACTCCGTTGGCACGCAGCTGA
- the speE gene encoding polyamine aminopropyltransferase: MTERLDGSWFTEIFDRHGSAFSLKVSHKLHDEQTPYQHLEVYATETYGNLMVLDGCVMLTDRDNFLYHEMMSHPALFAHAAPKRVVIIGGGDCGTLREVLKHPGVEKVTQIDIDPAVTRASEKFFPALVDSNDDPRAELLFEDGVKWVDNCPDESIDVMIVDSTDPVGPAEGLFKTDFLKRCHRILKQGGLMVQQSESPLYHTDSIIKDLRNDMGEAGFDSVATLPFPQPVYPSGWWSCTLAGKGCDVKAFREEDAAAATFARDFYTVEGHRAALVLPPFMQRLLEK; this comes from the coding sequence ATGACCGAACGTCTCGATGGCTCCTGGTTTACCGAAATCTTCGATCGCCACGGCAGCGCCTTCTCGCTCAAGGTCAGCCACAAGCTGCATGACGAGCAGACTCCCTATCAGCACCTCGAAGTCTATGCCACCGAGACCTACGGCAATTTGATGGTGCTGGACGGCTGCGTGATGCTGACCGATCGCGACAACTTCCTCTATCACGAGATGATGTCGCACCCGGCGCTGTTCGCCCATGCTGCACCCAAGCGCGTTGTCATCATCGGTGGTGGTGACTGCGGTACGCTGCGTGAGGTGCTCAAGCACCCGGGCGTGGAGAAAGTGACGCAGATCGATATCGATCCAGCGGTTACACGTGCCTCTGAGAAGTTCTTCCCGGCATTGGTCGATTCCAACGATGATCCGCGCGCTGAGCTGTTGTTTGAAGATGGCGTGAAGTGGGTCGACAATTGCCCGGACGAAAGCATCGACGTGATGATCGTTGACTCTACTGACCCGGTCGGTCCGGCGGAAGGTCTGTTCAAGACTGACTTCCTCAAGCGTTGTCACCGTATCCTCAAGCAGGGCGGCCTGATGGTGCAGCAGAGCGAATCGCCGCTGTATCACACCGACTCCATCATCAAGGACCTACGTAATGATATGGGCGAGGCCGGTTTTGATAGCGTAGCCACGCTACCGTTTCCGCAGCCGGTGTATCCGTCCGGCTGGTGGAGCTGCACGCTCGCCGGCAAGGGATGTGATGTGAAAGCCTTCCGTGAAGAAGACGCGGCGGCGGCAACGTTCGCGCGCGATTTCTACACGGTGGAAGGGCATCGCGCTGCGTTGGTACTGCCGCCCTTCATGCAGCGCTTGCTGGAAAAATGA
- a CDS encoding amino acid ABC transporter substrate-binding protein, protein MHNNKKPLLIVSAALLATVVASGASAATLDSVKEKGFVQCGVSTGLPGFSAPDDAGNWQGLDVDVCRGVAAAVFGDASKVRYIPLTAKERFTALQSGEIDVLSRNTTWTATRDTSLGLNFAGVNYYDGQGFMVSKDLGVASAKELDGAAICIQSGTTTELNLADYFRLNGMKFEPVVFDTSDQTVKGFEAGRCDVLTSDQSQLYALRIKLADPAAAMVLPEVISKEPLGPVVSQGDDQWFNIVKWTLFAQINAEEMGLTSENVESMKADSNPNIARLVGADGNYGEAMGLSADWAYQVIKQVGNYGEMFERNVGTGSALNIERGLNALWSNGGIQYAPPIR, encoded by the coding sequence ATGCATAACAATAAGAAGCCACTGCTGATCGTTAGCGCCGCCCTTCTGGCTACCGTTGTAGCCAGTGGCGCCAGCGCAGCGACTCTGGATAGCGTCAAGGAAAAGGGTTTTGTCCAGTGTGGCGTCAGTACCGGCTTGCCGGGCTTCTCGGCACCGGATGATGCTGGCAACTGGCAGGGCCTCGATGTCGATGTATGCCGTGGTGTGGCTGCTGCAGTATTCGGCGACGCCAGCAAGGTGCGTTATATACCGCTGACGGCCAAGGAGCGCTTCACCGCACTGCAGTCCGGCGAGATCGATGTCTTGTCACGCAACACCACCTGGACCGCTACACGCGATACTTCACTGGGCCTGAACTTCGCCGGCGTAAACTATTATGACGGCCAGGGCTTCATGGTCAGCAAGGATCTCGGTGTCGCCAGCGCCAAGGAGCTGGATGGCGCAGCCATCTGCATCCAGTCCGGTACCACGACCGAGCTGAACCTGGCCGACTATTTCCGCCTCAATGGCATGAAGTTCGAGCCAGTCGTTTTCGATACCTCCGATCAGACCGTCAAAGGCTTTGAGGCAGGCCGTTGCGACGTACTGACTTCCGATCAGTCCCAGCTTTATGCCCTGCGTATCAAGCTTGCTGATCCGGCTGCCGCAATGGTGCTACCGGAAGTCATTTCCAAGGAGCCGCTGGGCCCCGTCGTAAGTCAGGGTGATGATCAGTGGTTCAACATCGTGAAATGGACCCTGTTCGCTCAGATCAACGCGGAAGAAATGGGCCTGACGTCCGAGAATGTTGAATCCATGAAGGCCGATAGCAATCCGAACATTGCCCGCTTGGTCGGAGCCGATGGCAACTATGGCGAGGCCATGGGTCTATCAGCAGATTGGGCATATCAGGTGATCAAGCAAGTCGGTAACTACGGTGAAATGTTTGAACGCAATGTGGGTACAGGCTCCGCGCTGAATATCGAGCGTGGTTTGAATGCACTGTGGAGCAATGGCGGTATTCAGTACGCCCCGCCGATTCGCTGA
- a CDS encoding amino acid ABC transporter permease: protein MTHPASHPPAKVKPPFWRDPAKRALIFQLLMLGGVFGVLALIVSNTLTNLESRGITTGFAFLDNTAGFGILQSLIDYSEQSTYGDTFIVGLLNTLLVSALGVITATVIGFVMGVARLSPNWLISKLAAVYIEIFRNIPLLLQIFFWYFAVLRALPSPRGSLSLGEAIFLNVRGLYVPAPIAGAGFSVVLAVLALAIVTSGVFIYWNRQRQAQTGQRLPAGWISLGLIIGAPLLAYVVMGMPLTWEMPELKGFNFRGGITVVPEFLALWVALSVYTAAFIAEIVRSGIEAVPHGQTEVSRALSLSNGMTLRLVVIPQALRVIIPPLTSQYLNLIKNSSLATAIGYPDLVSVFAGTTLNQTGQAIEVIAMTMLVYLTISLLVSMFMNWFNARMALVER from the coding sequence ATGACACACCCTGCTTCTCACCCGCCAGCCAAGGTCAAACCGCCTTTCTGGCGTGACCCGGCCAAGCGAGCACTGATCTTTCAGCTGTTGATGTTGGGAGGCGTGTTCGGCGTGCTGGCATTGATCGTCAGCAATACCCTGACCAATCTTGAAAGTCGTGGTATCACCACTGGCTTTGCTTTCCTTGATAACACCGCAGGCTTTGGCATTCTGCAGAGCCTGATCGACTATTCCGAGCAGTCCACCTATGGCGATACCTTTATCGTCGGTCTGCTCAATACCCTGCTTGTCTCGGCCTTGGGCGTGATTACGGCGACCGTGATCGGTTTCGTCATGGGGGTCGCCCGTTTATCGCCCAACTGGCTCATCTCCAAGCTGGCGGCGGTCTATATCGAGATCTTCCGCAACATTCCGTTGCTACTGCAGATCTTCTTCTGGTACTTCGCGGTATTGCGGGCACTGCCAAGCCCGCGTGGCTCGCTGTCGCTGGGCGAGGCTATCTTCCTCAATGTGCGCGGGCTGTATGTGCCGGCGCCGATCGCGGGAGCAGGTTTCTCCGTCGTGTTGGCGGTGCTTGCGCTGGCTATCGTGACCAGCGGTGTCTTCATCTACTGGAATCGGCAGCGTCAGGCACAGACCGGGCAGCGCTTGCCCGCAGGTTGGATTTCGTTGGGGCTGATCATTGGCGCACCGCTGCTGGCCTACGTGGTCATGGGTATGCCGTTGACGTGGGAAATGCCAGAACTCAAGGGCTTCAACTTCCGCGGCGGCATTACCGTCGTGCCCGAGTTCCTGGCGCTTTGGGTGGCACTGTCGGTCTATACCGCTGCTTTCATCGCTGAAATCGTGCGCTCCGGCATCGAGGCGGTACCTCATGGTCAGACGGAGGTGTCGCGCGCGCTATCACTGAGCAATGGAATGACGTTGAGACTGGTGGTCATCCCACAGGCACTGCGCGTCATCATTCCGCCGCTGACCAGCCAGTATCTGAACCTGATCAAGAACTCGTCACTGGCGACGGCCATTGGTTATCCGGACCTGGTGTCGGTGTTTGCCGGCACTACGCTCAATCAGACCGGTCAGGCCATCGAAGTCATTGCCATGACGATGCTGGTATATCTGACCATCAGCTTGCTGGTCTCCATGTTCATGAACTGGTTCAACGCCCGCATGGCGTTGGTCGAGCGCTGA
- a CDS encoding amino acid ABC transporter permease — translation MSIEKPLSRVTEKMIDARSAPSDSIGAIAWLRTNLFAGPINTLFTLFALYLVYLLIVPSVQWALIDASWSGTTRADCTGEGACWVFISARLDQFIYGFYPEELTWRVDIVFAIFAVLMAWLAIPKMPAKGLVAIATLAVFPFIAFFLLHGGSFGLEVVGTHEWGGLMLTLVLAVVGIVGALPLGILLAMGRRSDMPIVKSICVVFIEFWRGVPLITVLFMASVMLPLFVPGEVNLDKLVRALIGITLFQSAYMAEVVRGGLQAIPKGQSEAGMALGMGYWRNMGLIVLPQALKLMIPGIVNTFIALFKDTSLVLIIGLFDLLAIVQAGLADPKWLGYSIEGYAFVALIFWVFCFSMSRYSQYLEHLLHTGHKKR, via the coding sequence ATGTCAATTGAAAAGCCCCTTTCACGGGTTACCGAAAAAATGATCGATGCACGCTCGGCACCCAGCGATAGCATCGGTGCGATTGCCTGGCTGCGTACCAATCTGTTTGCTGGGCCAATCAATACGCTGTTTACCCTGTTCGCGCTCTATCTCGTCTATTTGCTGATAGTGCCCAGCGTGCAATGGGCGCTGATCGATGCCAGCTGGAGTGGAACGACACGTGCCGATTGCACGGGTGAAGGCGCCTGCTGGGTCTTCATCAGTGCACGTCTTGATCAGTTCATCTATGGCTTTTATCCAGAAGAGCTGACCTGGCGAGTCGATATCGTCTTTGCCATCTTTGCGGTGTTGATGGCCTGGTTGGCAATTCCGAAAATGCCCGCCAAAGGACTGGTCGCCATCGCCACGTTGGCGGTGTTCCCCTTCATTGCCTTCTTCCTGCTACATGGTGGCAGCTTTGGGCTTGAGGTAGTGGGCACCCACGAGTGGGGTGGTTTGATGCTGACGCTGGTACTGGCGGTCGTCGGTATCGTGGGGGCATTGCCGTTGGGTATTCTTCTGGCAATGGGGCGTCGTTCCGATATGCCGATCGTGAAGAGCATCTGTGTGGTGTTCATCGAGTTCTGGCGTGGCGTACCGCTCATCACCGTGCTGTTCATGGCATCAGTGATGTTGCCGCTATTCGTGCCGGGAGAGGTCAATCTGGACAAGCTGGTGCGCGCACTGATCGGCATCACCCTGTTCCAGAGTGCCTATATGGCCGAGGTGGTGCGTGGTGGACTGCAGGCGATTCCCAAGGGCCAGAGTGAAGCCGGTATGGCACTGGGCATGGGCTATTGGCGCAACATGGGGTTGATCGTATTGCCTCAGGCGCTAAAGCTGATGATTCCCGGCATCGTGAATACCTTTATCGCGCTGTTCAAGGATACCTCGCTGGTACTGATCATCGGACTATTTGATCTGCTGGCCATCGTGCAGGCCGGTCTGGCTGACCCCAAGTGGCTGGGGTATTCCATCGAAGGTTATGCCTTCGTGGCGCTTATCTTCTGGGTCTTCTGTTTCAGCATGTCTCGCTACAGCCAGTATCTCGAGCACCTGCTGCATACCGGTCACAAGAAGCGCTGA
- a CDS encoding amino acid ABC transporter ATP-binding protein gives MIEIKGLNKWYGDFHVLRDINLSVRKGERIVICGPSGSGKSTMIRCINHLEEHQEGDIVVNGMPLTQDIKQIEAIRRNVGMVFQHFNLFPHLTVLENCCLAPIWVQKRARKEAEAEAMQYLERVRIADQAHKFPGQLSGGQQQRVAIARSLCLSPEVMLFDEPTSALDPEMIKEVLDVMVELANEGMTMLCVTHEMGFAKTVADRVIFMDQGQIIEENAPEPFFNNPQSERTQLFLSQILGH, from the coding sequence ATGATCGAAATCAAGGGGCTCAACAAGTGGTACGGCGACTTCCACGTACTGCGTGATATCAACCTGAGCGTGCGCAAGGGTGAGCGTATCGTCATCTGTGGGCCGTCAGGCTCAGGCAAGTCGACGATGATTCGCTGCATCAATCATCTCGAGGAGCATCAGGAAGGTGACATCGTGGTCAATGGCATGCCACTGACCCAGGACATCAAGCAGATCGAGGCGATTCGTCGCAACGTCGGCATGGTGTTTCAGCACTTCAATCTGTTTCCGCACCTGACCGTGCTGGAGAACTGCTGCCTGGCACCGATATGGGTGCAGAAGCGTGCGCGCAAGGAGGCTGAGGCTGAAGCGATGCAGTACCTGGAGCGCGTGCGTATCGCGGACCAGGCACACAAGTTTCCAGGGCAGTTATCGGGTGGCCAGCAGCAGCGCGTAGCGATTGCGCGCTCACTGTGTCTAAGCCCGGAAGTGATGCTGTTCGATGAGCCGACCTCCGCACTGGATCCGGAGATGATCAAGGAAGTGCTGGATGTCATGGTCGAGCTCGCCAACGAGGGCATGACCATGCTGTGTGTGACCCACGAGATGGGCTTTGCCAAGACCGTGGCAGACCGGGTCATATTCATGGATCAAGGGCAGATCATTGAGGAGAACGCACCGGAGCCGTTCTTCAACAATCCTCAGTCGGAGCGCACCCAGTTGTTCCTCAGTCAGATATTGGGTCACTGA
- a CDS encoding host attachment protein: MVTYIVAADAARARIFERTAGKIIEVETLVHPESRQHTGDLRTGGKGESSGGHGSLHQTGDDGATSDKHQAFFAKEVAQYLKQTANSGKFDELIIAAAPGFLGVLRDKLDKPVTKLVTETLDKDLSHESADQIKARFSGLRH; the protein is encoded by the coding sequence ATGGTTACTTACATCGTTGCTGCCGATGCCGCTCGCGCTCGGATTTTTGAACGAACCGCAGGCAAGATCATCGAGGTGGAAACCCTCGTCCATCCAGAGAGTCGCCAGCATACTGGTGACTTGAGAACCGGAGGCAAGGGCGAGTCGAGCGGTGGGCATGGCAGTCTCCACCAAACCGGCGACGACGGCGCTACCTCTGATAAACATCAAGCTTTCTTTGCCAAGGAAGTCGCCCAATATCTCAAGCAGACTGCCAATAGTGGCAAGTTTGATGAATTGATCATTGCAGCTGCCCCCGGCTTCCTCGGAGTACTACGCGACAAGCTGGACAAGCCAGTGACCAAGTTGGTGACGGAGACGCTCGACAAGGATCTTTCCCACGAGAGTGCAGACCAGATCAAGGCGCGCTTTTCCGGCCTTCGGCACTAG